Proteins from a genomic interval of Rhizobium sp. SL42:
- a CDS encoding SyrB-like regulator gives MADENNAGAVAEVAVTDTPVKIKKTRGPNKPKAASEPAKVAAAKAKPEAAPAKVAPAKAAPVKRGKRGETEAVAKPATKDLIKVTSPKQVAKKAPAKASKAPATVSTGDEFADLIQLEEENKQLRKALAEKLRLENADLRNRLGRA, from the coding sequence ATGGCTGATGAAAACAATGCAGGTGCCGTTGCTGAAGTTGCGGTGACGGATACGCCGGTTAAGATCAAAAAGACCCGTGGCCCGAACAAGCCGAAGGCGGCCTCTGAACCCGCGAAAGTTGCGGCTGCAAAGGCGAAGCCGGAAGCTGCGCCGGCCAAGGTTGCGCCGGCAAAGGCTGCACCGGTCAAGCGCGGCAAACGTGGTGAAACGGAAGCGGTCGCAAAGCCCGCGACGAAGGATCTCATAAAGGTGACCTCGCCAAAGCAGGTGGCCAAGAAGGCTCCAGCAAAGGCATCGAAGGCGCCGGCAACCGTCTCGACGGGCGATGAGTTTGCCGACCTCATCCAGCTTGAAGAAGAAAACAAGCAGCTCCGCAAGGCGCTTGCAGAAAAGCTGCGCCTGGAAAATGCCGACCTGCGCAACCGGCTTGGTCGCGCCTGA
- a CDS encoding cryptochrome/photolyase family protein, which translates to MASTRNLIFILGDQLSPAISSLEGADPRHDVILMCEVMEEASYVQHHKLKIALIFAAMRHFAVELRNKGFDVRYTMLDDPNNSGSFSSELKRAVTIIRPQHVVATEASEWRVLEAMNAWQSDIGLPVEIRTDSRFLCSKAEFKTWSAGRRSLTMEYFYRDMRRRTGLLMNGKDPETNRWNFDADNRKSAKPDLFRPKHKGFTPDDLTRDVLDLVEKTFPRNMGSTSGFSFAVTRADAEMAADAFIRDFLPAFGETQDAMLQEEPFLNHALLSFYINIGLLDPLSLCRAAERAYLEGHAPIASVEGFIRQIIGWREYIRGIYWLAMPGYERSNTFDAHRPLPDFFWTGNTGMACLSTVITQTITYAYAHHIQRLMVVGNFAMLAGLDPHAVHQWYLAVYADAFEWVELPNVIGMSQFADGGFMSSKPYAASGAYIARMSNYCETCRYDVTKRTGNNACPLNALYWDFLDRNADHLSENHRLAQSYSTWHRMDGEKKQAYRKSAESFLQKLDDGIPV; encoded by the coding sequence ATGGCCTCCACCCGAAATCTGATCTTCATTCTCGGCGATCAATTGTCGCCGGCAATTTCCAGCCTGGAAGGTGCAGACCCGCGTCATGATGTGATCCTGATGTGCGAGGTGATGGAGGAAGCGAGCTATGTGCAGCATCACAAGCTGAAGATCGCCCTGATCTTTGCAGCCATGCGACATTTCGCAGTCGAGCTGCGAAACAAGGGCTTTGACGTCCGCTACACCATGCTTGACGATCCGAACAATTCCGGTTCGTTCAGCAGCGAGCTGAAACGCGCCGTAACCATCATACGACCCCAGCATGTTGTCGCCACCGAAGCCTCGGAGTGGCGTGTGCTGGAGGCGATGAATGCGTGGCAAAGCGATATCGGACTGCCTGTCGAGATCCGCACCGATAGCCGTTTCCTGTGCTCGAAGGCGGAGTTCAAAACCTGGAGTGCAGGGCGCCGCTCCCTGACAATGGAGTATTTCTACCGGGACATGCGCCGCCGCACCGGTCTTTTGATGAATGGCAAGGATCCCGAGACAAATCGCTGGAACTTTGACGCGGACAATCGCAAATCGGCAAAACCCGATCTGTTTCGCCCGAAACACAAGGGGTTCACTCCAGATGACCTGACCAGGGACGTGCTCGACCTCGTCGAAAAGACATTTCCCAGAAACATGGGCTCGACATCCGGGTTCTCGTTTGCCGTCACCAGAGCGGATGCGGAAATGGCGGCAGACGCGTTCATCCGGGACTTCCTGCCTGCATTTGGCGAGACGCAGGATGCCATGCTGCAGGAAGAGCCATTCCTCAACCACGCGCTCCTGTCCTTCTATATCAATATCGGCCTTCTCGACCCTCTGTCACTTTGCCGAGCCGCTGAGCGGGCTTATCTCGAAGGCCATGCGCCCATTGCCAGCGTCGAAGGCTTCATCCGCCAGATCATTGGGTGGCGTGAATACATTCGCGGGATCTATTGGCTGGCTATGCCGGGCTACGAACGCAGCAACACGTTCGATGCGCACCGGCCCCTCCCGGATTTCTTCTGGACCGGCAACACCGGCATGGCCTGTCTGTCCACGGTCATCACCCAGACGATCACCTATGCCTACGCCCATCATATCCAGCGCCTCATGGTGGTCGGCAATTTTGCCATGCTTGCCGGCCTCGACCCGCACGCCGTGCACCAATGGTATCTGGCGGTCTATGCCGATGCGTTCGAATGGGTGGAACTACCCAATGTCATCGGCATGAGCCAGTTTGCCGACGGCGGCTTCATGTCGTCGAAACCCTATGCAGCAAGCGGCGCCTATATCGCCCGCATGTCCAACTACTGCGAAACCTGCCGATACGATGTCACGAAAAGGACCGGTAACAATGCCTGCCCGCTCAACGCGCTGTACTGGGATTTCCTCGACCGGAATGCCGATCACTTGTCGGAAAACCACCGCCTCGCCCAGAGCTATTCGACATGGCACCGTATGGACGGCGAAAAGAAGCAGGCCTACCGCAAAAGTGCCGAATCCTTCCTTCAGAAACTCGACGACGGCATACCTGTCTGA
- a CDS encoding DUF2256 domain-containing protein encodes MAKMIPKSNLPTKTCQVCALPFTWRRKWSKNWEEVKFCSQRCRRAKTKSA; translated from the coding sequence ATGGCGAAAATGATCCCGAAAAGCAATCTACCCACCAAGACCTGCCAGGTTTGCGCCTTGCCCTTCACATGGCGGCGCAAATGGTCGAAAAACTGGGAGGAGGTCAAGTTCTGCTCGCAACGCTGCCGGCGTGCGAAGACGAAATCGGCTTGA
- a CDS encoding sigma-54-dependent transcriptional regulator, with product MNTSQKEATANVAARDREFGPLLAQASILVVDDEPGMRNFLVRTLGPRCRLIEEAADTDEASRKLDMQHFDLVILDNIMPGKNGVDWLAEQRAIGLFAEAILITAFADLDTAIQALRAGAVDFVLKPFRSNQILNSVARCLERMRLQRENFVLRYELKAASEHILLRDRLIGGSRVIGDLRDTIARLAPLPTSVLLTGESGTGKEVAARSLHTLSDRAEKPFVPVNCAAIPADMIETELFGHIKGAFTGAGSGRDGLFTHAQGGTLFLDEIGEMPLSTQSKLLRVIEDRRVRPVGSEREVPVDLRFVFATNADLQMEVERGRFRADLYYRINVMQLHLPPLRDRGNDVQELADLFMTKLSQQLGMPPVAIDAPVRAALARYGWPGNVRELRNLIERTLILGKFPEDFRGGGSARSANGNLVANSNANLNAEAGRNSPINTEVNGNRSPKDDLAGNTAANLGAPLKASPLAETLEEVERRHILAVLTECGGNRDEAAKRLGISRKTIDRKCATWNG from the coding sequence ATGAATACATCGCAGAAAGAAGCGACAGCGAATGTCGCCGCTCGGGATCGAGAATTCGGCCCGCTGCTTGCACAGGCATCGATCCTGGTCGTTGATGACGAACCGGGCATGCGCAATTTCCTCGTGCGCACATTGGGGCCACGCTGCCGTCTCATCGAAGAGGCAGCCGACACAGACGAGGCGTCGCGCAAGCTCGACATGCAGCATTTCGACCTCGTGATCCTCGACAACATCATGCCGGGAAAGAACGGCGTTGACTGGCTTGCCGAACAGCGCGCAATCGGCCTGTTTGCCGAGGCCATCCTGATCACCGCATTTGCCGACCTCGACACGGCAATCCAGGCATTGCGTGCCGGGGCAGTCGATTTCGTGCTGAAACCGTTCCGCTCCAACCAGATCCTCAATTCGGTCGCCCGCTGCCTGGAGCGCATGCGGCTGCAGCGCGAGAATTTCGTGCTGCGCTACGAGCTGAAAGCTGCCTCCGAACACATCTTGCTGCGCGACAGGCTGATCGGCGGATCGCGGGTCATCGGTGACCTGCGCGACACGATCGCACGGCTTGCGCCCCTGCCGACATCCGTACTTCTGACCGGCGAATCCGGCACCGGCAAGGAGGTTGCCGCGCGTTCCCTGCATACGCTTTCGGATCGGGCGGAAAAACCCTTCGTGCCGGTCAACTGCGCCGCCATTCCGGCCGACATGATCGAGACGGAGCTGTTTGGCCATATCAAGGGTGCCTTTACAGGCGCTGGCAGTGGCCGGGATGGCTTGTTCACCCATGCCCAGGGCGGCACGCTGTTTCTCGACGAAATCGGCGAAATGCCGCTGTCTACCCAGAGCAAATTGCTCAGGGTGATCGAGGATCGCCGCGTCCGCCCTGTCGGCTCCGAACGGGAAGTGCCTGTCGATCTCCGTTTCGTCTTTGCTACCAATGCCGATCTGCAGATGGAGGTTGAGCGCGGGCGGTTTCGCGCCGACCTCTACTACCGCATCAATGTGATGCAGCTCCATCTACCGCCTCTGCGCGACCGGGGTAATGACGTGCAGGAACTGGCGGATCTGTTTATGACAAAACTGTCACAGCAACTCGGCATGCCGCCAGTCGCAATCGATGCCCCCGTCAGGGCCGCGCTTGCCCGCTACGGCTGGCCGGGCAATGTGCGCGAGTTGCGCAACCTCATCGAACGCACACTGATCCTTGGAAAGTTTCCGGAGGATTTTCGCGGTGGCGGAAGTGCACGCAGCGCCAATGGCAATCTCGTCGCAAACTCCAATGCCAACTTGAATGCCGAAGCCGGGCGAAACTCCCCTATCAACACCGAGGTCAATGGCAACCGAAGTCCCAAAGACGACCTCGCCGGCAATACCGCTGCAAATCTCGGGGCGCCGCTGAAGGCAAGCCCCTTGGCCGAGACTCTGGAGGAAGTCGAACGACGCCATATTCTGGCTGTCCTAACGGAATGCGGCGGCAATCGTGACGAGGCGGCAAAGCGCCTCGGCATTTCGCGGAAAACCATCGACCGCAAATGTGCCACCTGGAATGGCTGA
- a CDS encoding sensor histidine kinase: MAETDIKPMRPRPVRSIRFRLLAIALLPTLVILPLLLGITIARWNAKFDALLIAKVNGDLTIAHQYLSRILENTGEHIQALAVSVAFRDAAVPDADPDLSDFLERSRQELGLDFLMLVDGKGDTPAADGRSPAAFPVVASALAGKSSTAIDILSNQQLAEISPMLAARARIDLVDTPNAVQTDKRSETRGMVVQSASPIRLADGTRAALVGGILLNQNLVFIDTINDLVYREASLPEGSKGTATLFLEDVRISTNVRLFEDRRALGTRVSAAVRAAVLDDGQTWLDSAFVVNDWYISAYEPIVDSFGKRVGMLYVGFLETPFRQAKQTTLFTIILAFLAVAAASVPIFLRWARAIFKPLERMSDTITRVEAGNMGARTELKAASDEIGRVALHLDGLLDQLQQRDRELRQWNDELNDRVAERTSELELANRQIEATTKQLIMSEKLAAIGEITAGVAHEINNPIAVIQGNLDVVRSVLGEKADEANVEFRLIDEQIHRISQIVTKLLQFAKPEEYAGYLERHAAKDVILDCLPLVQHLLNKAEISLVIEDRATRLVLMNRTELQQVAVNLIVNALHAMPDGGKLTIRTFDQDMDEQKGLAIEVEDTGVGMAPELIGRIFDPFFSTKKRDGTGLGLSISQRLITRQGGRITVQSEPGSGTCFSIWLPEAS, from the coding sequence ATGGCTGAGACCGACATCAAACCCATGCGGCCGCGTCCGGTTCGCTCCATCCGGTTCCGGTTGCTCGCCATCGCACTTTTGCCGACACTGGTCATCCTGCCTCTGCTGCTCGGCATCACCATTGCCCGCTGGAACGCCAAGTTCGATGCGCTGCTGATCGCCAAGGTCAATGGCGACCTGACCATCGCGCACCAGTACCTGTCGCGGATTCTGGAAAACACTGGCGAACACATACAAGCGCTGGCGGTATCGGTTGCCTTTCGTGATGCCGCCGTACCAGACGCAGATCCGGATCTTTCGGATTTTCTCGAGCGAAGCCGCCAGGAACTTGGCCTGGACTTCCTGATGCTGGTGGATGGCAAGGGTGACACGCCTGCAGCCGATGGACGGTCACCTGCTGCCTTTCCCGTTGTCGCTTCCGCGCTTGCCGGCAAATCATCCACCGCAATCGACATATTGTCCAACCAACAGTTGGCCGAGATTTCCCCAATGCTGGCTGCCCGCGCGCGGATCGATCTCGTCGATACGCCCAATGCGGTCCAGACGGACAAGCGGAGCGAGACCCGCGGCATGGTGGTGCAATCGGCCAGTCCGATCCGACTTGCAGACGGAACGCGGGCGGCACTGGTCGGCGGCATACTGCTCAACCAGAATCTCGTTTTCATCGATACGATCAACGATCTGGTCTATCGTGAAGCAAGCCTGCCGGAGGGCAGCAAAGGTACGGCAACGCTTTTTCTTGAGGATGTGCGCATCAGCACCAATGTACGGCTGTTCGAAGACCGCCGGGCCCTCGGCACCCGGGTCTCGGCGGCCGTGCGCGCTGCGGTGCTGGACGACGGCCAGACCTGGCTCGACAGTGCGTTCGTCGTCAATGACTGGTACATCTCGGCCTATGAACCGATTGTCGACAGCTTCGGCAAACGCGTCGGAATGCTCTATGTCGGTTTCCTCGAAACTCCATTCCGACAGGCAAAGCAGACGACGCTCTTCACCATCATACTCGCCTTTCTGGCCGTTGCAGCCGCAAGCGTTCCGATCTTTTTGCGCTGGGCGCGGGCGATCTTCAAGCCACTGGAGAGGATGAGCGACACGATTACCCGCGTAGAGGCCGGCAATATGGGCGCAAGGACCGAGCTGAAGGCGGCCAGCGACGAGATCGGTCGCGTCGCGCTACATCTCGACGGCTTGCTGGATCAGTTGCAGCAGCGTGATCGTGAACTCAGGCAATGGAATGACGAATTGAATGACCGCGTTGCGGAGCGCACCAGCGAGCTGGAACTTGCCAACCGCCAGATCGAGGCGACGACGAAGCAGTTGATCATGTCGGAAAAGCTGGCCGCAATCGGCGAGATCACCGCTGGCGTGGCCCATGAGATCAACAACCCGATCGCCGTCATCCAGGGCAATCTCGACGTCGTGCGCAGTGTGCTCGGGGAAAAGGCTGACGAGGCCAATGTCGAATTCCGGCTGATCGACGAACAGATCCACCGGATCAGCCAGATCGTCACCAAGCTGCTGCAGTTCGCCAAGCCCGAGGAATATGCCGGCTATCTCGAGCGGCATGCCGCAAAAGACGTGATCCTGGATTGCCTGCCGCTGGTGCAACATCTGCTCAACAAGGCCGAGATCAGCCTTGTGATCGAGGACCGGGCGACCAGGCTGGTGCTTATGAACCGCACGGAATTGCAGCAGGTCGCTGTCAACCTGATCGTCAATGCCCTGCACGCGATGCCGGATGGCGGCAAACTCACGATCCGCACCTTCGATCAGGACATGGACGAACAGAAGGGCCTGGCGATTGAGGTCGAGGACACCGGCGTTGGCATGGCACCGGAGCTGATCGGGCGAATCTTCGATCCATTCTTCTCGACCAAGAAGCGGGACGGCACTGGTCTCGGCCTTTCCATCAGCCAGCGGCTGATCACCCGACAGGGCGGTCGGATCACCGTGCAAAGCGAACCCGGCAGCGGCACATGCTTCTCGATCTGGCTGCCGGAAGCCAGTTGA